TTTGCCTCGTTGGAAGATGTCCCGCGCAGCAGATTGCTTAAAAGGCTTATCTTTTTCTCAACACTTCCTGTGCCTCCTGTATGCGCGATGTCCGTAAGCTCATCATATGCCTTTCCAACGCTAAGCCCTTCTCCCCTGTCTTTCAGCAATTCCTCTGCCGTTTCTCCGAGGTCTCCGGTTTTTCTGAAGACCTCCTCAACTTTTTTGGTCGGTGCATGAGATGCGTCTGAGAGGGCTTTTATAAGGAGTTTTTCAGACATGCCCATTTCAATTCCTTTAAACGGAGGAAGAAGCTGTCCCTGGCTTAAGTAGATGATCTTGTCTATGTCATTTGCAGAGGCCTCATTAAAGAGCCTTGCCAGTATTTCAAACATCTCAAGGCGTTTTGAAGTTGCTTCAAGCTCTTCAAAATATCCTGTGAGCCTTGCAAATTTCATTACAATATTATAATGTCTTTTTATGAAGATTGCACTTACTATTGCAGGCTCAGACCCGACAGGCGGCGCAGGGTTTCAGGCAGACCTGAAGGTTTTTAAGTCGCTCGGCGTCTATGGCTTGAGTATTCCTTCGGTTATGACTGCCCAGAGCACTGCAGGGGTTTCTGATATTTTTGAACTTCCGGAGTCATTTTTTTCAGCAGAGCTTGATACCCTTTTGCAGGATATTCATCCTGACTCCCTGAAGACAGGCATGCTTTACAGCACTGATATTATCAGAATTACTGCGCAGAAAATTAAAGAGTATTCCCTTCAAAATCTTGTCATTGACCCTGTGACAGTGTCTTCAACAGGCGTCTCGCTTGTCAGGGACGGTTGTCTTGAGGCATTGAAAGAATATCTGTTTCCGCTTGCAAAAGTCATCACGCCGAATATTTACGAGGCGTCTGTTTTTACCGGCATAAATATTGATAATGAAAAAGACATGAAAGATGCGGCAATGAAGCTGTCCCGAAGCATCGGGATTGGTCCTGAGGCGGTCATTGTCACAGGCGGGCATTTAAAACATGCCGCCATTGATATCGTATGGGACGGCAAGGAATTTCTGACGCTTGAAAGCGAGAGGGCGGAGGGCGAATATCACGGCACGGGGTGCGCTTTTTCCTCGGTGATTACCGCCTGCCTTGCGCTTGGGTATGATGTCAGGGAGGCGGCTGTAAAGGCAAAGGAGTTTGTCGGGAATGCGATAAAATCAGCGGTGATGATAGGGAAGGGGATGAAGGTGCTGAATTTCTGAGGAGGTTGTAGTTTTATTTTGAAAATAAAAAACATAAGGGCGTGGTTATGCCACGCCCCCTCTTGCTTTCTTAGTCTGTCATTCCTGCGCAGGCAGGAATCCAGATTTTCTTCTCCTCAATAAATTCCTTGCTCCCAATACTGCCCCGCCGGTAAGAAAAAGAATGGAGCTGATGGGTTCAGGGCCGAGATTATAATTTGAATAGATTTCCGAAGGTGTAAGGGCACGGTTATAAATAGCAAGCTCATCAATGCTTCCTGTGAAATTTTCACGATAAGCTCCAGAGTAGAAAACGGCACCAATAATAAAGTCGGTTAGTCCAGAGTTGACAGGCAAACCTGCCCCGATATTAATAGAAGCATCTTCAATTCCGTTTAAATAAAGCCGCACTGTGCCATCGTTAGTGTCATAAGTTGTAGCTACGTTTACCCAACTTCCCAATGGAATGTTAGTTGCACCTTCCAACTGAATCCGGCTGTTTGGATAAGATTCAGAATCAACAGTTTGAATTCTAAGATTGTCGCTGGTGTTGCCATCTTTGAAGACGTATGACCAATCACTTTCTTCACTGTTCCACTTAGAAACTATTACATGCGGACCGTCAGTTGACGTAGAATTAACCCAACCCTGGATGGTAAATCCACCGGTAAAATTTAAAGAGGAATCATTAGGAACAATGACATAATCATTTCCTACGGTTCCGTCAAAACTTAAAGCGCCGCCAGTTATCCCGCTTGCCCATGTTGCCCCGTAAATCGTTCCATCATTATTACCAACAGAATCATAAGCCGTTGTCCCACTGCCTTCATTAAAATTCCAGTATGAAACAAGACCGTTTTGGTTAATTTCAGCAAATACCGTAGTTGCCATAAAAATACTGACAACAACTAACAAAAATAAATATTTTTTCTTCATTGCAGCCCCCTTTTTTTTAAAAAAATTTTTACAAGCTCTATTTTCTGTTTAAACGAAACTTATGATTTCTTTGAACTCTGAGGATTATCACTTTTTTTACACCTCACCCCCCCCATTTGTCAAGAAATTTAATAATATTTATAGGTTCTATAAGAATTTTTAATAGTAAGTTTTGTGTGGTTTCATCAGTAGTGTCAGGTAAATCTTGTATACATAAATAACGTCATTCCCGCTTGACGGGAATCCCTCTTTTTACTTAAATGA
This DNA window, taken from Nitrospirota bacterium, encodes the following:
- the thiD gene encoding bifunctional hydroxymethylpyrimidine kinase/phosphomethylpyrimidine kinase codes for the protein MKIALTIAGSDPTGGAGFQADLKVFKSLGVYGLSIPSVMTAQSTAGVSDIFELPESFFSAELDTLLQDIHPDSLKTGMLYSTDIIRITAQKIKEYSLQNLVIDPVTVSSTGVSLVRDGCLEALKEYLFPLAKVITPNIYEASVFTGINIDNEKDMKDAAMKLSRSIGIGPEAVIVTGGHLKHAAIDIVWDGKEFLTLESERAEGEYHGTGCAFSSVITACLALGYDVREAAVKAKEFVGNAIKSAVMIGKGMKVLNF
- a CDS encoding LamG domain-containing protein, whose amino-acid sequence is MKKKYLFLLVVVSIFMATTVFAEINQNGLVSYWNFNEGSGTTAYDSVGNNDGTIYGATWASGITGGALSFDGTVGNDYVIVPNDSSLNFTGGFTIQGWVNSTSTDGPHVIVSKWNSEESDWSYVFKDGNTSDNLRIQTVDSESYPNSRIQLEGATNIPLGSWVNVATTYDTNDGTVRLYLNGIEDASINIGAGLPVNSGLTDFIIGAVFYSGAYRENFTGSIDELAIYNRALTPSEIYSNYNLGPEPISSILFLTGGAVLGARNLLRRRKSGFLPAQE